Within Bacteroidales bacterium, the genomic segment AAGCCTTCATCGCGCGGTCTTAAAACAATCATAATCGAACAGTCCTGTGAAATCTTTATTTTATCTATCAGTCGGTACTATCCAACCAAAAAATTGGTATATATTCGCAACGTTACATTAAATACAGGCACACATGAAAGCGATACGAGACAATTTTTATGAAGCCCGTGATATTCTGGAACAATTTATTTCCAGCGAAGAAAACCTCAATGCTATTGAGCAGGCCGGCAATTTGCTCGTGAAAGCCCTTCAAAACGGAAAAAAGATCATTTCCTGCGGCAACGGCGGTTCTATGAGCGATGCCATGCATTTTGCCGAAGAACTCACCGGCCGCTTCCGGGAGGACCGCAAACCTTTCCCGGCCATGGCCATTTCAGACCCCACCCACCTCTCCTGCACCTCCAACGACTATGGCTATGATCACGTATTCTCCCGCTATGTGGAAGCCTTTGGCAATGCCGGTGACGTGTTGCTGGGCATCAGCACAAGCGGCAATTCGGGCAATATTGTAAAAGCCGTGGAAGTAGCCAGAGAAAGGAACATGAAGGTCATAACCCTAACCGGTAAAGATGGTGGAAAGCTCAGCCGGATGGCCGATGTGGAAATCCGTGCCCCCCGTTCGGCTTATTCCGACAGAGCCCAGGAGATCCATATCAAGGTAATACACTCACTGATACATTTTATAGAATTGAAGTTGGGGAATGTGAAATAATTTTCTTATCTTCCCTCCTCAAAATACGCAAAAATGCTGGTCAAGACTTATGGTAGCGCAGTGCAGGGAATCGATGCCACCACAGTAACCATAGAGGTGAACGATTTCCAGGGCATCAACTTTCATCTGGTAGGCTTACCTGACAATGCCGTCAAAGAAAGCCAACAACGGATCTTTTCCGCAATAAAAACCAATAATCTCGAGATTCCCCGGAAAAAGATCGTTATTAACATGGCACCCGCAGACATCCGCAAGGAGGGATCGGCCTACGATCTTCCTCTGGCCATGGGCATCTTGTCTGCTACGGACCAGATTCAGGCCAGCGGACTGGAAAATTATGTGATCATGGGGGAATTGTCGCTGGATGGAGGCGTGCAGCCCATCAAAGGAGTATTGCCCATTGCCATAAAAGCACGGGAGGAAGGATTTAAAGGATTTATCCTCCCGGAAAAGAATGCCCGGGAAGCTGCTGTAGTCAATGAACTGGATGTTTACGGCGTGCAAAATCTGAGTGAAGTGATCCGTTTCTTCACAGGAGAGAAAACCCTGGAAAGAACCATAGTCAACACCCGGGAAGAATTCTTTGCCAACCTGGCCAATCATGAAATTGATTTCTCCGATGTCAAGGGACAGGAGAATGTAAAAAGGGCTCTGGAGATAGCAGCAGCCGGAGGACACAATGTCGTTATGATTGGCCCTCCCGGTGCCGGAAAGACCATGCTGGCCAAGCGTCTTCCTACGATCATCCCTCCCCTCACACTCCATGAGGCGCTGGAAACAACAAAAATTCATTCTGTGGCGGGAAATATGGATCCGGAGTCCTCCCTGATGACACGCAGACCCTTCAGAACCCCCCACCATACCAGCTCTG encodes:
- the lpcA gene encoding D-sedoheptulose 7-phosphate isomerase; protein product: MKAIRDNFYEARDILEQFISSEENLNAIEQAGNLLVKALQNGKKIISCGNGGSMSDAMHFAEELTGRFREDRKPFPAMAISDPTHLSCTSNDYGYDHVFSRYVEAFGNAGDVLLGISTSGNSGNIVKAVEVARERNMKVITLTGKDGGKLSRMADVEIRAPRSAYSDRAQEIHIKVIHSLIHFIELKLGNVK
- a CDS encoding YifB family Mg chelatase-like AAA ATPase is translated as MLVKTYGSAVQGIDATTVTIEVNDFQGINFHLVGLPDNAVKESQQRIFSAIKTNNLEIPRKKIVINMAPADIRKEGSAYDLPLAMGILSATDQIQASGLENYVIMGELSLDGGVQPIKGVLPIAIKAREEGFKGFILPEKNAREAAVVNELDVYGVQNLSEVIRFFTGEKTLERTIVNTREEFFANLANHEIDFSDVKGQENVKRALEIAAAGGHNVVMIGPPGAGKTMLAKRLPTIIPPLTLHEALETTKIHSVAGNMDPESSLMTRRPFRTPHHTSSDVALVGGGSYPQPGEISLAHNGVLFLDELPEFPRSVLEVMRQPLEDRVITISRAKFTVEYPASFMLVASMNPCPCGYYNHPDKECVCTPGNIQRYMNKISGPLLDRIDIHIEVVPVSYEELSDVKPAESSDEIRQRVNASRERQAQRFEKHNNIYSNAQMHSKMIRQYCEIDSAGKNLLKRAMDNVGLSARAYDRILKVSRTIADLEDSEAIQAHHLAEAINYRSLDRENWGS